One Synechococcus sp. PROS-9-1 DNA window includes the following coding sequences:
- a CDS encoding sodium-dependent transporter — protein sequence MALKEHWRSGFGFVLAAAGSAVGLGNLWGFAYRASQGGGGAFLLLYVLIVLLVCLPVLVAEMVLGRSTAQSPLLAPVAAAGEAWRPLGWLFVMASCGILAFYAVLMGWTAHTLVHALWVGLPEDMDTAKSLFASVSTGNSALLGQGGSLALTAAVVAAGVQGGIERLSRWALPLLFVLLVGLALWAATLSGAVGGYQTFLVRWDSTQLLNPTTIRNAFTQAFFSIGTGIGCILAYSAYLKSSARLPREAIAVVGLDTAVGLLAGLITFPVVISFGLQETVSESTVGALFLAIPTGLASLGPAGRLVAVLFFSLAYLAAITSSVSLLEVPVASLMDRLGWSRRRSAWLMAVLIFIAGLPAAMSIPVLEVMDSIFGGVLLILGGLLIALLVGWVVPKRFQKDLQGSQTSAGLIRLMLFFLRWVSPAVITAGLLISVVDLWRQWFPAA from the coding sequence ATGGCGCTGAAGGAGCACTGGCGGTCCGGATTTGGATTTGTGTTGGCCGCGGCTGGTAGCGCCGTGGGGTTGGGCAACCTCTGGGGTTTTGCCTATCGCGCCTCCCAGGGAGGTGGAGGCGCCTTCCTGCTGCTCTACGTGCTGATCGTGTTGTTGGTCTGCTTGCCGGTGTTGGTGGCGGAGATGGTGCTGGGTCGGAGTACGGCCCAAAGCCCGTTGTTGGCTCCTGTGGCGGCGGCGGGAGAGGCTTGGCGGCCGCTGGGATGGCTGTTTGTAATGGCTTCCTGCGGGATTTTGGCGTTCTATGCGGTGCTGATGGGGTGGACGGCTCACACCCTCGTTCATGCCCTATGGGTGGGGTTGCCAGAAGATATGGACACCGCTAAATCGCTGTTTGCATCGGTGAGTACGGGCAATAGCGCCCTGCTTGGCCAAGGGGGAAGTCTTGCCTTAACCGCTGCGGTGGTGGCTGCTGGCGTGCAGGGAGGAATCGAGCGTCTGTCGCGTTGGGCGCTGCCTCTGTTGTTTGTGTTGTTGGTTGGCTTGGCCCTTTGGGCCGCCACGTTGTCTGGAGCTGTGGGCGGATACCAAACCTTTTTGGTGCGTTGGGATTCAACGCAGCTGCTCAACCCCACCACCATTCGCAATGCCTTTACCCAGGCCTTTTTCTCGATCGGCACTGGAATCGGGTGCATCCTTGCCTATTCGGCCTATCTGAAAAGCAGTGCGCGTCTGCCCAGAGAAGCGATCGCGGTGGTGGGTTTGGATACGGCCGTGGGGCTGTTGGCTGGCCTGATCACATTTCCGGTGGTGATCAGCTTTGGTCTGCAGGAAACAGTGAGTGAGTCCACTGTTGGGGCCTTGTTTTTAGCGATACCCACCGGACTTGCTTCCCTTGGCCCCGCAGGGCGCTTGGTGGCCGTGCTCTTCTTTTCACTGGCCTATCTAGCAGCGATTACCTCATCGGTGTCGCTGCTAGAAGTCCCCGTGGCTTCCTTGATGGATCGCTTGGGCTGGTCCCGCAGGCGATCGGCATGGCTGATGGCGGTGCTGATTTTTATTGCAGGCCTTCCGGCTGCAATGTCGATTCCGGTGTTGGAGGTGATGGATTCGATCTTTGGCGGTGTGCTGCTGATTTTGGGAGGACTGTTAATCGCCCTGCTTGTGGGCTGGGTGGTTCCGAAACGGTTCCAGAAGGATCTCCAGGGCTCCCAGACGTCTGCGGGTTTAATCCGCTTGATGCTGTTTTTTCTGCGCTGGGTGTCTCCTGCGGTGA
- a CDS encoding YheT family hydrolase: MSWPDPNPDPQLLKQLGVAPFQQRLPWWGGDLQTLRDTLRPVDLPIDQGQPLEIQVPALSSGAAGSGALLAFLDCPPEPKAVVVILHGLGGSSRREGVRRLGVALGREGYAVLRLNMRGADPGRHLAGGTYAAQCNSDLLPVLHRARQLCRTLTPEGAPLPLFGAGLSLGGTMLLNACLSTQVERVAAGLDPARQPLDGLFCASSPLDLAACSASIERPRNRVYQRWLLQRLVRQTLADPFGVSDLDLGRLSGAEQPRTIRAFDSSVTAPRWGFVDVDAYYREASPLQHLIQSPQNLPPTLMLQALDDPWVPARSALDLREAVSTHQTIQLIFTREGGHNGFHGRAGCWADALAASWLQTLI, encoded by the coding sequence GTGAGCTGGCCTGATCCAAACCCAGACCCCCAGCTGCTGAAGCAACTGGGGGTTGCTCCATTTCAACAGCGTCTTCCCTGGTGGGGTGGCGACCTCCAGACGTTGAGGGACACGCTCCGTCCCGTGGATTTGCCGATCGATCAGGGGCAACCCCTAGAGATCCAAGTGCCTGCCCTGAGCAGTGGTGCAGCAGGATCTGGTGCGTTGCTCGCTTTCCTTGATTGCCCGCCAGAGCCAAAGGCAGTGGTGGTCATACTCCATGGTCTTGGTGGATCCAGTCGTCGCGAAGGCGTGCGCAGGCTTGGTGTAGCCCTTGGTAGAGAGGGTTATGCGGTGTTGCGCCTCAACATGCGCGGAGCTGATCCCGGCCGACATCTGGCGGGTGGCACCTATGCAGCTCAGTGCAACAGCGACCTTCTTCCTGTGTTGCATCGGGCGCGACAGCTCTGCCGCACCCTGACCCCAGAAGGGGCACCACTGCCCTTGTTTGGAGCTGGGCTTTCCCTGGGCGGAACCATGCTTCTCAATGCTTGCCTCTCAACGCAAGTTGAACGCGTTGCCGCCGGACTCGACCCAGCACGTCAGCCCCTGGATGGATTGTTCTGTGCCAGCAGCCCCTTGGATCTGGCGGCCTGCAGTGCCTCGATTGAACGCCCTCGAAATCGTGTGTACCAACGCTGGTTGCTGCAGCGCTTGGTGCGTCAGACGCTGGCTGATCCGTTTGGCGTGAGCGATCTGGACCTTGGACGATTGAGTGGTGCTGAGCAACCACGCACGATTCGTGCTTTCGATAGCAGCGTGACTGCTCCGCGTTGGGGATTTGTTGATGTGGATGCTTACTACCGGGAGGCTTCACCGCTCCAGCATTTGATCCAATCACCCCAGAATTTGCCTCCCACCCTGATGCTTCAGGCTCTGGATGATCCATGGGTGCCCGCGCGGTCGGCCCTCGATCTACGAGAGGCTGTCTCCACTCATCAGACCATTCAATTGATCTTCACGCGCGAAGGCGGTCACAACGGTTTTCATGGACGGGCTGGCTGTTGGGCCGATGCTCTGGCTGCGTCTTGGTTGCAAACGCTCATCTGA
- a CDS encoding ferredoxin — MSQRISHHLLLCATPTKAKCCDPEIGAASWEALKRQVRELDLENPSRAQGIVLRSKADCLRICERGPILLVWPDGTWYGGVTPDRISSILQQHIIQGQPIEEWVLKTSTFR; from the coding sequence ATGAGCCAGCGGATAAGCCATCACTTGTTGCTCTGCGCCACACCAACGAAAGCCAAGTGCTGTGATCCAGAGATCGGTGCCGCCAGTTGGGAGGCTCTCAAGCGACAGGTGCGTGAGTTGGACCTTGAGAATCCAAGCCGCGCTCAAGGAATTGTGCTGCGCAGCAAAGCCGATTGCTTACGCATCTGCGAACGAGGCCCCATCTTGTTGGTCTGGCCCGATGGCACCTGGTACGGAGGTGTCACGCCGGACCGGATCAGCAGCATTCTTCAGCAACACATCATCCAAGGACAACCGATTGAAGAGTGGGTCCTGAAAACCAGCACCTTCAGATGA
- a CDS encoding 1-deoxy-D-xylulose-5-phosphate reductoisomerase → MKAISVLGSTGSIGTQTLEIVEDFPDQFRVVALSAGRNLSLLVSQIQRHRPDVVALADPALLAELKDRLMALPADTRPEPLPHLVGGPEGLDVVASWDSADLVVTGIVGCAGLLPTLAAIRAGKDLAVANKETLIAAGPVVLPELKKSGSRLLPADSEHSAIFQCLQGTPWSDTARLSTGVPTPGLRRIQLTASGGAFRDWSAADLEKATVADATSHPNWSMGKKITVDSASLMNKGLEVIEAHYLFGLDYDHIEIVIHPQSIIHSMVELADSSVLAQLGWPDMKLPILYCMSWPSRLETPWRRLDLTEVGQLSFRAPDPAKYPCMDLAYAAGRAGGTMPAVLNAANEEAVAQFLEEKIHFLDIPKMIEGACEQHKPDLAANPCLDDVLAVDQWARQAVREQVNRGTKRMASASLAA, encoded by the coding sequence GTGAAAGCCATCAGCGTTCTGGGCTCCACTGGCTCCATTGGCACGCAGACGCTGGAGATCGTTGAGGATTTCCCCGATCAATTTCGGGTGGTGGCGCTCAGCGCTGGGCGCAATCTCAGCCTGCTTGTGTCTCAAATCCAGAGGCATCGCCCTGATGTTGTGGCCCTAGCGGATCCAGCGCTGCTTGCTGAGCTCAAAGACAGGCTGATGGCCCTGCCGGCAGACACACGCCCGGAACCCTTGCCGCACTTGGTGGGTGGGCCTGAAGGCCTTGATGTGGTGGCGTCCTGGGATTCGGCTGATCTCGTCGTCACCGGAATCGTGGGCTGCGCCGGACTGTTGCCCACCCTGGCGGCGATTCGAGCGGGCAAAGACCTCGCCGTTGCCAACAAGGAAACGCTGATTGCCGCTGGTCCAGTGGTCCTTCCTGAGCTGAAGAAAAGCGGCAGTCGCCTGCTTCCTGCCGACTCGGAACACTCCGCCATCTTCCAATGCCTGCAAGGAACACCTTGGAGCGACACCGCCCGTCTCTCCACTGGGGTTCCAACGCCTGGCCTGCGCCGCATTCAACTCACCGCCTCCGGCGGCGCCTTTCGCGATTGGTCAGCCGCTGATCTTGAAAAAGCAACGGTAGCCGATGCCACCTCCCATCCCAACTGGAGCATGGGGAAAAAAATCACCGTGGATTCAGCCTCGTTGATGAACAAAGGGTTGGAGGTGATTGAGGCTCACTATCTATTCGGGCTGGATTACGACCACATCGAGATCGTGATTCATCCTCAAAGCATCATCCATTCGATGGTGGAGCTTGCCGATTCGTCGGTGTTAGCCCAGCTCGGCTGGCCCGATATGAAGCTGCCGATCCTCTACTGCATGAGTTGGCCTTCAAGGCTTGAGACCCCGTGGCGACGTCTCGATCTCACCGAAGTGGGGCAATTGAGTTTCCGCGCACCGGATCCAGCCAAATATCCCTGCATGGACCTGGCCTACGCCGCAGGGCGTGCCGGCGGCACCATGCCCGCTGTACTCAATGCAGCCAATGAAGAGGCCGTTGCCCAATTCCTCGAGGAGAAGATTCACTTTCTCGACATCCCCAAGATGATCGAGGGAGCCTGTGAGCAACACAAACCCGATCTCGCCGCCAACCCTTGCCTTGATGATGTGTTGGCGGTGGATCAATGGGCACGCCAGGCCGTGCGCGAGCAGGTGAACCGGGGCACGAAACGCATGGCGAGCGCATCGCTGGCCGCATGA